Proteins from a genomic interval of Parvularculales bacterium:
- a CDS encoding class II aldolase/adducin family protein, which yields MSVTTMRRDRTNIDHYDDRVDLACAFRWAVKYNLHEAVANHFSLAVNEDGSRFLMNPNQRHFSRIRASDL from the coding sequence ATGAGCGTAACTACAATGCGGCGTGACCGCACCAACATTGACCATTACGATGACCGTGTCGATCTGGCATGTGCCTTTCGGTGGGCCGTGAAGTATAATCTGCATGAAGCCGTTGCCAATCATTTCAGTCTTGCCGTCAATGAAGACGGCAGCCGGTTTCTGATGAACCCGAACCAGCGCCATTTCTCCCGTATACGCGCGAGCGACCTG